The following coding sequences lie in one Miscanthus floridulus cultivar M001 chromosome 9, ASM1932011v1, whole genome shotgun sequence genomic window:
- the LOC136479750 gene encoding disease resistance protein RGA5-like, producing the protein MEAMLLRLEDKDDDQIDPLAKDWRSKVRELSYDIEDCIDRFVLNHSHGDGGSTANFVHKAIQMVKTLFKDRGIAEEIRRLKRLVSEQSEQGKRYYDINQCLLASSSQPVLLDPRAPALFQEARDLVGIDAPREEIISLLRCEDKEHKVVSIYGIGGQGKTTLAMEVYHKITEAAFDCRAFVSVSQTPDMKKLLRDILSQISKSHFDQSQMLETVEQLIRTVKECLKDKRYFILIDDIWSVSAWELVRSALPVNDNGSRIITTTRIEAVAKSCCTGIAAQMYQAKPLSHEDSQRLFFKRLFLSHDDCHPDLRKVSNDILKKCCGLPLAIISIASLLANRSKAVEVWVNVLRSIAAAVDKDSPIDKMKRIMLLSYFDLPHHLKSCLLYLSVFPEDSLIDCQQLILLWVAEGLIPGQDRESMEQLGRSYLNELINRSLVQPTKVGGDGATVKQCRVHDVILEFIASKVVEDNFVTIWNGNGFSKNYSSNKIRHLSIQKDISSRAEDIAKTIKNGAQIRSINIFGSNSVLVTKHATEFLSSQVLRVLNIEVEYGKCSLGHVKSLGQLKYLRIHNYALVGKLPQDIEKLQHLETLDVRRQCLQKLPASIIQLKKLVRLHVYPSVRLPDGIRNLQALEELSRIDLDIQSIKFIQGLSDLTNMRKLEIDWPYFTEFLDMEGHKKACISLLSKLFTRLRELRVWGSDAVATRPFMSSCVPTSPPLRKLVLNTRDLNCMGPQISSLVNLTRLRIFIRGEAGKEGINILASLPMLLSLTVGLFNDKDGDSGIVYPRNAINPQGFQRLLKFHLRCWREVALEFEPGAMPKLQRLKLHLMAQCQFKWEGGLVLGLQNLAGLKHVDVDVNCSAAVADEVEALENDIRDAAGIHPNSPMLQMLHQATSRDGDGMDDTEKIKEPNQNIIMEQKIQGFMPVEFCQRWSSPATGRWIESSR; encoded by the exons ATGGAAGCCATGCTTCTGAGGctcgaagacaaggacgacgacCAGATCGATCCACTCGCCAAAGACTGGAGGAGCAAGGTGCGTGAGCTGTCCTACGATATTGAGGATTGCATCGACCGTTTTGTGCTCAATCACAGCCATGGAGATGGAGGTTCCACGGCCAACTTCGTGCACAAGGCCATTCAAATGGTGAAAACGTTATTCAAGGACAGAGGAATAGCAGAGGAGATCCGACGACTCAAGAGGCTCGTGAGCGAGCAGAGCGAGCAGGGGAAACGCTACTACGACATCAATCAGTGTCTCCTCGCCTCTTCATCTCAGCCAGTGCTCTTGGATCCTCGAGCACCTGCACTCTTTCAGGAGGCCAGGGATCTTGTTGGAATCGATGCTCCTCGTGAGGAGATTATCAGCTTATTGAGATGTGAagacaaggagcacaaggtggtgTCCATCTATGGGATAGGTGGACAGGGGAAGACCACTCTCGCCATGGAGGTGTACCACAAAATCACTGAAGCTGCTTTTGATTGCCGGGCTTTTGTGTCTGTATCACAAACTCCAGATATGAAGAAACTTCTTAGAGATATATTGTCTCAAATAAGCAAGAGCCATTTTGACCAGTCACAGATGTTAGAGACAGTTGAGCAGCTCATCCGCACAGTGAAAGAATGCTTAAAGGACAAGAG GTACTTCATCTTGATTGATGATATCTGGAGTGTATCAGCATGGGAGCTTGTACGATCTGCCTTACCTGTCAATGACAATGGAAGCAGAATTATTACTACAACACGCATTGAAGCAGTAGCCAAATCTTGTTGTACTGGTATTGCTGCACAAATGTATCAAGCAAAGCCCCTTAGTCATGAGGACTCCCAAAGATTATTCTTTAAGAGGCTATTTTTGTCCCATGATGATTGCCACCCAGATTTGAGGAAAGTATCCAATGATATTTTAAAGAAATGTTGCGGCTTACCACTAGCCATAATcagtatagctagtttattagCAAACAGAAGCAAAGCAGTGGAAGTCTGGGTCAATGTATTGAGGTCTATTGCTGCTGCAGTTGACAAAGATTCTCCCATTGATAAGATGAAAAGAATTATGCTACTGAGTTACTTTGACCTTCCTCACCATCTAAAGAGCTGTTTGCTATATCTGAGTGTGTTTCCAGAGGATTCTTTGATTGATTGCCAACAATTGATATTGTTATGGGTAGCCGAAGGACTGATTCCTGGACAGGACAGGGAAAGTATGGAGCAGCTAGGGAGAAGTTACTTGAATGAGCTCATCAATAGAAGTTTGGTGCAGCCAACCAAGGTTGGGGGAGACGGCGCAACAGTGAAACAGTGCAGAGTTCATGATGTCATACTTGAGTTCATTGCATCAAAGGTTGTGGAGGACAACTTTGTTACTATATGGAATGGTAATGGTTTTTCTAAAAATTATTCTTCGAACAAGATTCGCCATCTATCCATCCAAAAAGACATTTCTTCCCGGGCGGAAGACATTGCCAAGACAATAAAAAATGGAGCTCAGATCCGATCCATCAATATCTTTGGCTCAAATTCAGTTCTTGTTACTAAGCATGCCACAGAGTTCTTAAGCAGCCAAGTCTTGCGAGTGTTGAATATTGAAGTTGAATATGGTAAATGCTCTCTTGGACATGTCAAAAGTTTAGGTCAGTTGAAGTACTTGAGGATACACAATTATGCTTTGGTCGGCAAGCTtccacaagatatagaaaagctaCAACATCTGGAGACACTAGATGTGAGAAGGCAATGTCTTCAAAAGCTACCAGCAAGTATTATCCAGCTGAAGAAGCTAGTGCGTCTTCATGTCTATCCGTCGGTGCGCCTACCCGATGGAATCAGAAATCTGCAGGCGTTGGAAGAGCTATCAAGGATCGATTTGGATATTCAATCTATAAAGTTTATCCAAGGACTTAGTGATCTGACCAATATGAGAAAACTTGAAATTGATTGGCCGTACTTTACTGAATTTCTTGATATGGAGGGCCACAAGAAAGCATGTATCTCATTGCTCTCCAAGCTGTTCACGCGCCTGCGAGAACTGCGCGTGTGGGGGAGTGATGCTGTTGCCACACGTCCATTCATGTCTTCGTGTGTCCCTACTTCACCACCACTTCGAAAGCTTGTTCTTAATACACGTGACTTAAATTGCATGGGCCCTCAAATAAGCTCACTCGTCAACCTGACCCGTCTCCGCATTTTTATCCGTGGTGAAGCAGGCAAGGAAGGAATAAATATTCTAGCAAGTTTACCCATGCTGCTCTCTCTTACTGTTGGCTTATTCAATGACAAAGATGGAGATTCAGGCATCGTCTACCCAAGGAACGCAATCAACCCACAAGGATTTCAGCGTTTGCTCAAGTTTCATTTGCGCTGTTGGCGCGAGGTGGCATTGGAGTTTGAGCCGGGAGCCATGCCAAAGCTCCAAAGGCTCAAACTGCACCTGATGGCACAGTGCCAGTTCAAGTGGGAAGGTGGCCTGGTCCTTGGTCTGCAGAATTTGGCAGGCCTCAAACATGTCGACGTCGATGTTAACTGCTCTGCTGCTGTTGCTGATGAGGTGGAGGCTTTGGAGAATGACATCAGGGACGCAGCAGGCATCCATCCCAATAGTCCCATGCTCCAG ATGCTGCACCAGGCGACCTCCCGTGACGGCGATGGGATGGATGATACAGAGAAAATCAAGGAGCCAAATCAGAATATTATAATGGAGCAGAAGATTCAAGGCTTCATGCCAGTCGAATTCTGCCAGAGATGGAGCTCGCCGGCCACCGGCCGTTGGATCGAGTCATCCAGATAG
- the LOC136481836 gene encoding disease resistance protein RGA5-like, producing MAEMISSAATGVLGSVIDKLADMLTGKYNLARDVKQGIRSLQDDLRTMEAMLLRLEDKDDDQIDPLAKDWRSKVRELSYDIEDCIDRFVLNHSHGDGGSMGNFVHKAIQMVKTLFKDRGIAEEIRRLKRLVSEQSERGKRYYDINQCLLASSSQPVLLDPRAPALFQEARDLVGIDAPREEIISLLRCEDKEHKVVSIYGIGGQGKTTLAMEVYHKITEAAFDSRAFVSVSQTSDMKKLLRDILSQISKSHFDRSQMLETVEQLIRTVKECLKDKRYFILIDDIWSVSAWELVRSALPVNDNGSRIITTTRIEAVAKSCCTGIAAQMYQAKPLSHEDSQILFFKRLFLSGDDCHPDLRKVSDDILKKCCGLPLAIISIAGLLANRSKAAEVWVNVLRSIATAVDKDSPIDKMKRILLLSYFDLPHHLKSCLLYLSVFPEDSLIDCQQLILLWVAEGLIPGQDRESMEQLGRSYLNELINRSLVQPTKVGGHGATVKQCRVHDVILEFIVSKAVEDNFVTIWNGNGFSKNYSSNKIRRLSIQKDISSRAEEIAKTIKNGAQIRSIDIFGSNLVLVTKHATEFLNSQVLRVLNIEVEYGKCSLGNVKSLAQLKYLRIYNYVLVGKLPQDIEKLQHLETLDLRWLRLEKPPASIIQLQKLVRLFVDVSVRLPDAIGSLQALEELSRIDLGIQSVKLIQGLSDLTNLRILEIDWPYLRKDHKEACISTLSRLFGHLRELCVCGSEPDATCSFMSSCVPTPPPLRKLVLDTHNLNRVGPQISSLVNLSRLRIFVRGEAGKEGINILASLPKLLSLTVILSNDQDGDSGILCAISRQGFQGLLKFHFRCCWCHAALEFEPGAMPKLQRLKLELMARCQFKFGEGGLVLGLQNLAGLKHLAIDINCDAAVADEVEALEDDIRGAAAVHPNRPILQIQRFDQDWMAQGAAGVHPTMP from the exons ATGGCCGAAATGATCTCGAGCGCCGCCACGGGTGTGTTGGGCTCCGTCATCGACAAGCTGGCCGACATGCTCACCGGCAAGTACAACCTCGCCAGAGATGTCAAGCAAGGGATCCGGTCCCTCCAAGATGATCTGCGCACCATGGAAGCCATGCTGCTGAGGctcgaagacaaggacgacgatCAGATCGATCCACTCGCCAAAGACTGGAGGAGCAAGGTGCGTGAGCTGTCCTACGATATTGAGGATTGCATCGACCGTTTTGTGCTCAATCACAGCCATGGAGATGGAGGTTCCATGGGCAACTTCGTGCACAAGGCCATTCAAATGGTGAAAACGTTGTTCAAGGACAGAGGAATAGCAGAGGAGATCCGACGACTCAAGAGGCTCGTGAGCGAGCAGAGTGAGCGGGGGAAACGCTACTACGACATCAATCAGTGTCTCCTCGCCTCTTCATCTCAGCCAGTGCTCTTGGATCCTCGAGCACCTGCACTCTTTCAAGAGGCCAGGGATCTTGTTGGAATCGATGCTCCTCGTGAGGAGATCATCAGCTTATTGAGATGTGAagacaaggagcacaaggtggtgTCCATCTATGGGATAGGTGGACAGGGGAAGACCACTCTCGCCATGGAGGTGTACCACAAAATCACTGAAGCTGCTTTTGATAGCCGGGCTTTTGTGTCTGTATCACAAACTTCAGATATGAAGAAACTTCTTAGAGATATATTGTCTCAAATAAGCAAGAGCCATTTTGACCGGTCACAGATGTTAGAGACAGTTGAGCAGCTCATCCGCACAGTGAAAGAATGCTTAAAGGACAAGAG GTACTTCATCTTGATTGATGATATCTGGAGTGTATCAGCATGGGAGCTTGTACGATCTGCCTTACCTGTCAATGACAATGGAAGCAGAATTATTACTACAACACGCATTGAAGCAGTAGCCAAATCTTGTTGTACTGGTATTGCTGCACAAATGTATCAAGCAAAGCCCCTTAGTCATGAGGACTCCCAAATATTATTCTTTAAGAGGCTATTTTTGTCCGGTGATGATTGCCACCCAGATTTGAGAAAAGTATCCGATGATATTTTAAAGAAATGTTGCGGCTTACCACTAGCCATAATCAGTATAGCTGGTTTATTAGCAAACAGAAGCAAAGCAGCGGAAGTCTGGGTCAATGTATTGAGGTCTATTGCTACTGCAGTTGACAAAGATTCTCCTATTGATAAGATGAAAAGAATTCTGCTGCTGAGTTACTTTGACCTTCCTCACCATCTAAAGAGTTGTTTGTTATATCTGAGTGTGTTTCCAGAGGATTCTTTGATTGATTGCCAACAGTTGATATTGTTATGGGTAGCCGAAGGACTGATTCCTGGACAGGACAGGGAAAGTATGGAGCAGCTAGGGAGAAGTTACTTGAATGAGCTCATCAATAGAAGCTTGGTGCAGCCAACCAAGGTTGGGGGACACGGCGCAACAGTGAAACAGTGCAGAGTTCATGATGTCATACTTGAGTTCATTGTATCAAAGGCCGTGGAGGACAACTTTGTTACTATATGGAATGGTAATGGTTTTTCTAAAAATTATTCTTCGAACAAGATTCGCCGTCTATCCATCCAAAAAGACATTTCTTCCCGGGCGGAAGAGATTGCCAAGACAATAAAAAATGGAGCTCAAATCCGATCCATCGATATCTTTGGCTCAAATTTAGTTCTGGTTACTAAGCATGCCACAGAGTTCTTAAACAGCCAAGTCTTGCGAGTGCTGAATATTGAAGTTGAATATGGTAAATGCTCTCTTGGAAATGTCAAAAGTTTAGCTCAGTTGAAGTACTTGAGGATATACAATTATGTTTTGGTCGGCAAGCTTCCACAGGATATAGAAAAGCTGCAACATCTGGAGACACTAGATTTGAGATGGCTACGTCTTGAAAAGCCACCAGCAA GTATTATCCAGTTGCAGAAGCTAGTGCGCCTTTTTGTCGATGTGTCGGTGCGCCTACCCGATGCAATCGGAAGTCTGCAGGCGTTGGAAGAGCTATCAAGGATCGATTTGGGTATTCAATCTGTAAAGCTTATCCAAGGACTCAGTGATCTGACCAATCTGAGAATACTTGAAATTGATTGGCCGTACTTGAGGAAGGATCACAAGGAAGCATGTATCTCTACGCTCTCCAGGCTGTTCGGGCACCTGCGAGAACTGTGCGTGTGTGGGAGTGAACCTGATGCCACATGTTCATTCATGTCTTCGTGTGTCCCTACTCCACCACCGCTTCGAAAGCTTGTTCTTGATACACATAACTTGAATAGGGTGGGCCCTCAAATTAGCTCACTAGTCAACCTGTCCCGCCTCCGCATTTTTGTCCGTGGTGAAGCAGGCAAGGAAGGAATAAATATCCTAGCAAGTTTACCCAAGCTGCTCTCTCTTACTGTTATCTTATCCAATGACCAAGATGGAGATTCAGGCATCCTTTGCGCAATCAGCAGACAAGGATTCCAGGGTTTGCTCAAGTTTCATTTCCGCTGTTGTTGGTGTCACGCGGCATTGGAGTTTGAGCCAGGAGCCATGCCAAAGCTCCAAAGGCTCAAGCTGGAACTGATGGCACGGTGCCAGTTCAAGTTTGGGGAAGGTGGCCTCGTCCTTGGGCTGCAGAACCTGGCAGGGCTCAAACATCTGGCTATAGATATTAACTGCGACGCTGCTGTTGCTGACGAGGTGGAGGCTTTGGAGGATGACATCAGGGGCGCAGCAGCAGTCCATCCCAACCGTCCCATACTCCAGATCCAAAGATTTGATCAAGATTGGATGGCTCAGGGTGCAGCAGGCGTCCATCCGACCATGCCATAG